One region of Bacterioplanoides sp. SCSIO 12839 genomic DNA includes:
- a CDS encoding ATP-binding protein, whose amino-acid sequence MNRVIALFGPGNSGKTSTLRIVHQQLLKMDFDTMEKYHKSHVDIREIFIIDGVKVGLETQGDPYSRLAESLELFKKIGCKIIICASRTRGSTV is encoded by the coding sequence ATGAATAGAGTAATCGCCTTATTTGGACCAGGAAACTCTGGAAAAACAAGTACATTGAGAATAGTACATCAGCAGCTATTAAAAATGGATTTTGATACGATGGAGAAATACCACAAATCACATGTAGATATAAGAGAAATTTTTATCATTGATGGTGTTAAAGTTGGTTTGGAAACCCAAGGTGATCCGTACAGCAGGTTAGCGGAGAGTCTTGAATTGTTTAAAAAAATCGGATGCAAGATCATTATTTGTGCAAGTAGAACACGTGGCTCTACTGTTTAG
- a CDS encoding glycosyltransferase family 4 protein, with amino-acid sequence MLQLLRAFQQQEYRIVYASPADRSDHAVDLVSLDIQAESIALNCSSFDDFISALNPKAVMFDRFMMEEQFGWRVEKYCPDALRILDSEDLHFLRHARHAALKANAENIIQPDAEYLYSDMAKREVAAILRCDLTLTISEFEMELLQRCFNIPANILHYCPFMCVHHQVKFELPTYEERQHFVSIGNFRHEPNWDAVRYLKERIWPVIRQQLPSAELHIYGAYPPKKATQLHNEKQGFLVKGWAHDALQVVAEARVMLAPLRFGAGLKGKLIDAALCHTPAVTTSIGSEGMYGNSEKTCGESTSLIKAAAVADTDTLFAAEAVRLYNNEPDWRHASKAASKVIATRFDYARHSQALMEKMGLVAVNIQQHRLDNFYGAMLRHHSLKSSQYMSQWIEAKNKLL; translated from the coding sequence ATGTTGCAACTGTTGCGTGCGTTCCAACAGCAGGAATATCGCATTGTGTATGCGTCTCCTGCGGATCGCAGCGATCATGCAGTTGACCTCGTGAGCCTGGATATTCAGGCAGAATCCATTGCATTAAATTGCAGTAGCTTTGATGACTTTATTTCCGCGTTAAATCCAAAAGCCGTGATGTTTGACCGTTTTATGATGGAAGAGCAGTTTGGTTGGCGGGTGGAAAAATACTGCCCTGATGCGCTTCGTATTCTAGATAGTGAAGACTTACATTTTCTTCGTCATGCCCGACATGCCGCCTTAAAAGCCAATGCCGAGAATATTATTCAGCCCGATGCTGAATATTTATATTCCGATATGGCCAAGCGCGAAGTCGCAGCTATTTTACGTTGTGACCTGACGTTAACGATTTCTGAGTTTGAAATGGAGCTATTGCAGCGGTGTTTTAATATTCCGGCTAATATTCTGCACTATTGCCCGTTTATGTGTGTTCACCACCAGGTAAAATTTGAACTTCCTACCTATGAAGAGCGACAGCATTTTGTCTCCATTGGCAATTTTCGCCACGAACCAAACTGGGATGCCGTGCGTTATTTAAAAGAACGCATCTGGCCTGTCATTCGCCAGCAGCTGCCCAGCGCAGAGCTGCATATTTATGGGGCTTATCCGCCTAAAAAAGCCACACAGTTGCACAATGAAAAACAAGGTTTTCTCGTCAAAGGCTGGGCGCATGATGCCTTGCAGGTGGTTGCTGAAGCCCGGGTGATGTTAGCGCCACTACGTTTTGGCGCGGGGTTGAAGGGTAAGTTGATTGATGCTGCACTGTGTCATACCCCGGCGGTGACAACCAGTATTGGTTCAGAAGGCATGTATGGCAATTCGGAAAAAACTTGTGGTGAAAGCACCTCTTTGATTAAGGCCGCGGCCGTGGCTGACACTGATACCCTGTTTGCTGCAGAAGCCGTGCGGCTTTACAACAATGAGCCAGACTGGCGACACGCTTCCAAAGCCGCATCTAAAGTGATTGCGACTCGTTTTGATTATGCCAGGCATAGCCAAGCCTTAATGGAAAAAATGGGCTTAGTTGCAGTTAATATTCAGCAGCATCGGTTGGATAACTTTTATGGGGCTATGTTACGCCACCACAGTTTAAAGAGTAGTCAGTATATGTCGCAGTGGATCGAGGCGAAAAATAAGTTGTTATAA
- a CDS encoding DUF2058 domain-containing protein, translated as MAKSLQEQLLAAGLVDKKKAKKNAKAMKKQEHLQRTGQDNELDVAKQKAEAARQKKAEQDRELNLKREAEAQQKAIQAQIKQLIDTNAIVSEQGDIKYQFVGADKKIKQLYVDQAIWDRLSRGQLAIIAQGKSHAVIPVPVTEKIRQRDEKLFIYIAENQSAELEEDDPYAAYQIPDDLMW; from the coding sequence ATGGCAAAATCTCTACAAGAGCAGTTATTAGCCGCCGGCCTGGTTGATAAGAAAAAGGCCAAAAAAAACGCTAAGGCAATGAAAAAGCAGGAACACCTGCAGCGCACCGGCCAGGACAATGAGCTGGATGTTGCCAAACAAAAAGCCGAAGCTGCACGCCAGAAGAAAGCCGAGCAAGACCGCGAACTGAATCTGAAGCGTGAAGCCGAAGCGCAGCAAAAAGCCATTCAGGCACAAATCAAACAACTGATCGATACCAACGCAATTGTCAGCGAACAAGGTGATATCAAATATCAGTTTGTCGGTGCAGACAAAAAGATCAAACAACTGTACGTTGACCAGGCCATCTGGGATCGCTTAAGCCGCGGCCAGCTTGCCATTATTGCTCAGGGCAAAAGTCATGCAGTTATTCCGGTACCGGTTACCGAGAAAATCCGCCAGCGTGACGAAAAACTCTTTATTTATATCGCCGAAAATCAAAGTGCCGAACTGGAAGAAGATGATCCGTATGCGGCGTATCAGATTCCAGACGACCTGATGTGGTAA
- a CDS encoding aspartate aminotransferase family protein produces MSNKPNRDALLATAHTHMPMGVADSYRYWGDENTVFVKNMKGCTITDEDEQTFVDFRLAYGPIILGYRDERIDNAVINSIQNIGTMTGFSTKMDSEVIELVKSMCPQIEKMRFANSGTEAVLGAIRTARGYTGRNKVVVVEGGFHGLYDEMMWKPDVDSWDPESGTIPEIKSFGGGIPEASREHLETVSLNDAEALDEVFARVGDDIAAIVIEPIMGNCGSIASTQEYMQKLRDICDQNGSLLIIDEVKTGFRVAKGGAQELYGIYADLTTYAKAMGNGYPVAAFGGKAAIMDKISFGKGGVTHGGTYTANLIALSAAKATLSTLRDTDALDSINATGKKIQGILAKVFDKFGVDHRFAGPDSMFGIHLGNIVPQNYRDWKQTNSDLYTEFAHNLIKHGVMLEPDSREPWFICEAHKNMDFGWLEKVAEQSMQEALNAQ; encoded by the coding sequence ATGAGCAATAAACCCAATCGCGATGCCCTGCTGGCTACCGCTCACACTCATATGCCGATGGGCGTTGCCGACAGCTACCGCTATTGGGGCGACGAAAACACCGTATTCGTGAAGAACATGAAAGGTTGCACCATCACTGATGAAGATGAGCAAACCTTCGTTGATTTCCGTCTGGCTTATGGCCCTATCATCCTGGGTTACCGCGATGAGCGTATCGACAACGCGGTCATCAACAGCATCCAGAACATCGGCACCATGACCGGTTTCTCGACCAAGATGGATTCCGAAGTGATCGAGCTGGTGAAGTCCATGTGTCCGCAAATCGAGAAGATGCGTTTCGCTAACTCCGGTACCGAAGCAGTACTGGGTGCGATCCGTACCGCCCGTGGTTACACCGGCCGCAATAAGGTGGTTGTGGTCGAAGGTGGCTTCCACGGTTTATACGATGAAATGATGTGGAAACCCGACGTCGACAGCTGGGACCCGGAATCAGGCACCATTCCGGAAATCAAATCCTTCGGTGGTGGTATTCCGGAAGCCAGCCGTGAGCATCTGGAAACCGTTTCTCTGAACGATGCTGAAGCGCTGGACGAAGTCTTCGCCCGCGTCGGTGACGATATTGCCGCCATCGTGATTGAGCCAATCATGGGTAACTGTGGTTCCATCGCTTCCACGCAGGAATACATGCAGAAGCTGCGTGATATCTGTGATCAAAATGGCTCGCTGTTAATCATCGACGAAGTAAAAACCGGTTTCCGTGTCGCCAAAGGTGGCGCCCAGGAGCTGTACGGTATTTACGCCGACCTGACTACTTACGCTAAAGCCATGGGTAACGGTTATCCGGTCGCGGCCTTTGGTGGTAAAGCCGCCATCATGGATAAAATCAGCTTCGGTAAAGGTGGTGTAACCCACGGTGGTACTTATACTGCTAACCTGATTGCCCTGAGCGCCGCCAAAGCCACCCTGAGCACCTTACGTGACACCGATGCGTTAGACAGCATCAACGCTACCGGTAAAAAGATTCAGGGCATTCTGGCAAAAGTGTTCGATAAGTTTGGTGTGGATCACCGCTTTGCTGGTCCGGATTCCATGTTTGGTATTCACCTGGGCAATATCGTGCCGCAGAACTACCGCGACTGGAAACAAACCAACAGCGATTTATACACCGAGTTTGCTCACAATCTGATCAAACACGGCGTGATGCTGGAGCCGGATTCCCGCGAGCCATGGTTTATCTGTGAAGCGCATAAAAACATGGATTTCGGCTGGCTGGAAAAAGTCGCCGAGCAATCCATGCAAGAAGCATTGAACGCTCAATAA
- a CDS encoding cyclic nucleotide-binding domain-containing protein: MRRVTQADYPLETLHRAVNSVTFFKDLIQSDSDQFELLMSVSQFVTADPGEVIIHQGDDANILYFPLKGQLQVMADDEHEEVIGEINPGEMFGVMAMLLNFKRSASIKVSDKQVLLAGIDFQYFADLEDFTLFSLKTKITFFRMLANNLRWTLERNKMQLPDHPLVAELRKIPIVIADNNSNDELHKLHHQAHELAKLVKAWNESMAPQESDWISF, encoded by the coding sequence ATGCGTCGTGTGACTCAAGCAGACTACCCGTTAGAGACTCTGCATCGTGCCGTAAACAGTGTGACCTTTTTTAAGGACCTGATTCAATCGGACTCGGACCAGTTTGAACTGCTGATGAGCGTCAGCCAATTTGTGACAGCCGATCCGGGAGAAGTCATTATTCATCAGGGTGATGATGCCAATATTCTCTACTTTCCGTTAAAGGGCCAATTGCAAGTCATGGCCGATGACGAGCATGAAGAAGTCATTGGTGAAATTAACCCGGGAGAGATGTTTGGGGTAATGGCCATGCTGCTGAACTTCAAACGCTCAGCTTCGATCAAAGTCAGTGATAAACAAGTGTTACTGGCGGGAATCGACTTCCAGTATTTTGCCGACCTGGAAGATTTCACGTTGTTCAGCCTGAAAACCAAAATCACCTTCTTCCGGATGTTGGCGAATAATCTTCGCTGGACGCTGGAACGCAACAAAATGCAGCTACCAGATCACCCTCTTGTGGCTGAGCTGCGAAAAATTCCGATTGTGATTGCAGACAATAATTCTAATGATGAGTTACATAAGTTGCATCATCAGGCCCATGAGCTGGCCAAGCTGGTCAAAGCCTGGAATGAATCGATGGCGCCACAGGAATCCGACTGGATTAGCTTTTAA
- a CDS encoding ClbS/DfsB family four-helix bundle protein codes for MPRPKTKTELLQAASSNFDQLFELINSMSETTLNTEFDFSADKGKTEQHWSRDKNLRDVLVHLYEWHQLLIKWISANSAGNKVKFLPAPYTWKNYADMNREIWKKHQTTTLDNAQAMLQQSHQQCIDLIEDFSDEVLFTKKYFDWTGTTSVGSYCISATSSHYDWAIKKLKAHIRNCKR; via the coding sequence ATGCCCAGACCAAAAACCAAAACCGAACTACTCCAGGCCGCCAGCTCAAACTTCGACCAGCTGTTTGAGCTGATCAACTCAATGTCAGAAACCACCCTGAACACCGAGTTCGACTTCTCAGCTGACAAGGGTAAAACCGAACAGCACTGGAGCCGTGATAAAAACCTGCGCGATGTGCTGGTACACCTCTACGAATGGCACCAGCTACTGATCAAATGGATCAGCGCCAACAGCGCGGGCAATAAGGTCAAATTTCTGCCAGCCCCGTACACCTGGAAAAACTACGCGGATATGAATCGCGAGATCTGGAAAAAACACCAGACAACCACACTCGATAACGCCCAGGCGATGCTGCAGCAAAGCCATCAGCAGTGCATTGATCTGATAGAAGACTTCTCCGACGAAGTGCTGTTTACCAAAAAGTACTTCGACTGGACCGGAACCACCTCGGTCGGCAGTTACTGTATTTCCGCCACCTCCAGCCACTACGATTGGGCAATTAAGAAGTTAAAAGCCCATATTCGTAACTGCAAACGCTGA
- a CDS encoding DUF3089 domain-containing protein, with protein MPNNHHLKVCGVSLLFIAASLLSACGSDSDNNDNNPSRYADDSLWLCKPGIDNDRCQTVDLDVTLVDPDANTSVVTHEIADNPEFDCFYVYPTVDMRAEPGNTTDLDDEQPMLLPLYNQAARFTQMCRVFAPKYRQMTIGSYTLESPFESEFFQMGYSDIEEAFDYYLNQNPERNFVLIGHSQGSHVLIDLLKNRFENNDALKQRMISALLIGPTNRLKVPEGQRVGGTFSSIPLCEADTEVGCIVAYDSIAQGTDRTATSAPRPCVNPTQLGGTPTIAANTIYDRNQGIPFPDGVETNWIGYPGLYSADCAADGFLEINTTPGRNTLFTPQLIQLALNQASAADSGGTLHRADFNILMGDLLRIVDTQAANR; from the coding sequence TTGCCTAATAATCATCATTTAAAAGTTTGTGGCGTATCACTGCTCTTCATAGCCGCATCACTTCTGAGCGCTTGTGGCAGTGATAGCGACAATAACGACAATAATCCTTCCCGATATGCTGATGATTCTCTCTGGCTATGTAAGCCGGGAATCGACAATGACAGATGCCAAACTGTCGATCTGGATGTGACACTGGTTGACCCCGATGCCAATACATCAGTAGTTACGCATGAAATAGCCGACAACCCTGAGTTTGATTGCTTTTACGTTTATCCAACCGTCGACATGCGTGCAGAACCAGGTAACACCACTGATCTGGACGATGAGCAACCAATGCTGCTGCCACTCTACAATCAGGCGGCTCGGTTTACACAAATGTGTCGGGTCTTTGCACCTAAATATCGTCAGATGACCATTGGCAGTTACACGCTTGAAAGCCCATTTGAAAGTGAGTTCTTTCAAATGGGATATTCAGATATTGAAGAAGCGTTTGATTATTACCTGAACCAAAATCCAGAGCGCAACTTTGTATTAATTGGTCACTCTCAAGGCTCACATGTGTTAATTGATTTGCTGAAGAATCGCTTCGAAAATAACGATGCACTTAAACAACGCATGATCTCAGCATTATTAATTGGCCCCACCAATCGTCTTAAAGTACCTGAAGGGCAACGTGTAGGTGGAACGTTCTCTTCTATCCCCTTGTGCGAAGCGGATACCGAAGTCGGCTGTATCGTCGCCTATGACAGCATTGCTCAAGGTACCGACAGAACAGCCACATCAGCACCCAGGCCGTGTGTAAACCCGACACAACTTGGTGGTACACCCACAATTGCTGCAAATACCATTTATGACCGTAACCAGGGCATCCCTTTTCCTGACGGTGTAGAAACCAATTGGATTGGTTATCCGGGCCTATACTCCGCCGACTGTGCTGCTGATGGTTTTCTGGAGATTAATACCACTCCCGGGCGTAATACACTGTTCACACCGCAATTGATACAGCTGGCGTTAAATCAAGCATCAGCAGCTGATAGCGGTGGCACATTACATCGTGCGGACTTTAATATTCTGATGGGTGACTTACTCAGGATTGTTGATACGCAAGCCGCAAACCGATAA
- a CDS encoding TIGR02450 family Trp-rich protein produces MNRINPKKLLNSKWTAVKPQNKEKHFMITEVEFDEEGEVIHCFIEAVMTKNERAINWQDLKDNSQWQQGWK; encoded by the coding sequence GTGAATAGAATTAATCCGAAAAAACTCCTCAACAGCAAATGGACTGCCGTTAAACCACAAAACAAAGAAAAGCATTTTATGATCACCGAAGTCGAGTTCGACGAAGAGGGGGAAGTGATTCACTGCTTCATCGAAGCTGTGATGACCAAAAACGAACGCGCTATCAACTGGCAGGATTTGAAAGATAACAGCCAATGGCAGCAGGGCTGGAAGTAA
- the sufT gene encoding putative Fe-S cluster assembly protein SufT, with the protein MEKRMVVAQQECPARQVPSGVPTLIPAGTFVTINQALGGNYTVTVNGNMMRVDGTDAAALGLEAEEIQFEDRGDNAVHKDQIEQALRTIFDPEIPINLLDLGLIYGIDIDGTQVNIRMTLTAPTCGMGPVLISDVKYRVAKVPNVSGVEVKLVFDPPWSKEMMTEEAQLEAGLFF; encoded by the coding sequence ATGGAAAAAAGAATGGTAGTGGCACAACAAGAGTGCCCCGCCCGCCAGGTTCCTTCCGGCGTGCCAACGCTTATTCCGGCTGGCACCTTTGTCACCATTAATCAGGCACTGGGTGGCAACTACACCGTTACCGTGAATGGCAATATGATGCGTGTCGATGGCACCGATGCTGCGGCGCTAGGCCTGGAAGCAGAAGAAATTCAGTTTGAAGACCGTGGTGATAACGCCGTTCATAAAGATCAGATTGAACAGGCATTACGCACTATTTTTGATCCGGAAATTCCGATCAACCTGCTGGATCTGGGCCTGATTTACGGCATCGATATTGACGGCACTCAGGTGAATATCCGCATGACCTTAACCGCACCAACCTGCGGTATGGGGCCGGTATTAATCTCCGACGTAAAATACCGGGTGGCCAAAGTACCCAACGTATCCGGTGTTGAGGTGAAACTGGTGTTTGATCCGCCATGGAGCAAAGAGATGATGACCGAAGAAGCGCAGCTGGAAGCGGGCTTGTTCTTCTGA
- a CDS encoding glutathione S-transferase family protein: MKLYDAEFAPSPRRVRIFLAEKGLTDIECIKLNLPAGENLTEEFAHKNPTCKVPVLELDNGTCISEVAAIYRYIEEIQPENPLLGNTAEEKATIEMWDRRIEFAFLYPVFNSFQHTSGIFKDRMTPVAEWGTEARNIAAKFFPIMESQLANHTYIAGESFSAADISALVTLEFAKVIKLRADEQYPNIQRWYELLKQRPSYSA, from the coding sequence ATGAAATTATACGATGCTGAATTTGCTCCCAGCCCACGCCGAGTGCGAATCTTTTTAGCGGAAAAAGGCCTTACCGATATTGAATGCATTAAGCTGAACTTGCCCGCTGGTGAAAACCTGACGGAAGAGTTCGCTCATAAAAACCCAACTTGTAAAGTGCCGGTGTTAGAGTTGGATAATGGCACCTGCATCAGCGAAGTGGCGGCAATCTATCGTTATATTGAAGAGATTCAGCCTGAAAACCCGTTGTTAGGAAATACAGCTGAGGAAAAAGCCACGATTGAAATGTGGGACCGACGTATTGAATTTGCCTTTTTATATCCGGTTTTTAACAGCTTTCAGCATACCAGTGGTATTTTTAAAGACCGTATGACCCCGGTTGCGGAGTGGGGAACAGAGGCACGTAATATTGCCGCTAAGTTCTTCCCGATTATGGAAAGCCAGTTGGCAAACCATACTTATATCGCAGGAGAAAGCTTCTCCGCTGCGGATATCAGTGCGTTGGTCACACTCGAGTTTGCAAAAGTGATTAAATTGAGGGCAGATGAACAATATCCAAATATTCAGCGCTGGTATGAGTTGCTAAAACAACGCCCTTCTTACTCTGCCTGA
- a CDS encoding HNH endonuclease, with the protein MAISEADGKLLWGRAAGVCSNPACRTDLTAILQGAESYNVGEMAHIIARSEDGPRGEPGGGYNLYENLILLCPTCHRHIDKSPDGTFTADQLHQWKREHESAIRLRMSEVVYEELSDLKSEVAKLLMENHMIWEQYGPQSKIAREDPGSNAYKIWNFRKLDTVIPNNQKITNMIEANIKLLDADDYKVFLLFKNHATSFEANQYCRVSSYALFPDEFSERFQ; encoded by the coding sequence ATGGCCATTAGCGAAGCGGATGGGAAGCTGCTATGGGGGCGTGCTGCAGGCGTATGCTCAAACCCTGCGTGCAGAACCGATTTGACTGCAATTTTGCAAGGAGCTGAAAGTTATAATGTTGGTGAAATGGCTCATATCATAGCTAGAAGTGAAGATGGTCCGAGGGGGGAACCTGGTGGTGGTTATAATCTGTATGAAAACCTAATTTTGCTATGCCCGACATGTCATAGACATATCGATAAATCGCCAGATGGTACTTTCACCGCAGATCAACTTCATCAATGGAAACGGGAACACGAATCTGCAATCCGGCTCAGAATGAGCGAAGTGGTATATGAGGAATTAAGTGATCTGAAAAGTGAAGTAGCGAAGTTGCTTATGGAAAATCATATGATTTGGGAACAATATGGCCCCCAGTCAAAAATTGCTCGAGAAGATCCAGGGTCGAATGCATACAAAATATGGAATTTTAGAAAGCTTGATACAGTAATACCTAATAATCAGAAAATAACCAATATGATAGAGGCAAATATAAAACTATTAGATGCTGATGATTATAAAGTATTTTTATTATTTAAAAATCACGCAACTTCATTCGAAGCAAATCAATATTGTCGCGTTTCTAGCTACGCCTTGTTCCCAGATGAATTTTCGGAGAGGTTTCAATAA